Genomic segment of Rhodococcus rhodochrous:
CGCCGTCACCGAGCTCATGCGGCGCCGGGAGAGGACCGACGATCCCGCCGCGCTCGAGGAGATCGACCGCGCCCTGTACCGGCACATCCTGACCCTGTGGGACACCGCGCTCATCAGGCTCGCGCGTCTGAGGATCAGCGACGAGGTCGACAACGGTCTGCGCTACTACGACCTCGCGCTGTTCGACGTCGTTCCCGCCCTCAATGCCGAAGTGCGACGCGAACTCCGGCGACGCTGGCCCGATGCGGCGGTGCTCACCGAACCGCTGGTCCGGCCCGGAACCTGGATCGGCGGCGACCGCGACGGCAACCCCAATGTCGACGGCGAGGTCGTCACCACCGCAGCGAACCGCGCCTGTGAGACCGCGCTGCGACACCACCTCGCCGAACTCGCTGCGCTCGAACGCGCACTGTCGATGTCCGAACGCACCGCGACCATCAGCAGCGCTCTGAAGAAGCTCGCCGACGACTCGGGCGACGACAATCCCGCCCACAGCGACGAGCCGTACCGACGCGCAGTGCACGGCATCCGCGCTCGCCTCACCGCGACCGCGGACAGGCTGCTGCCCGGCGTCGATCTGCCCCACACGGTGCGTATCCCGTGCGAGCCCTACGCCACCCCGGCCCGCCTGCACACCGACCTGAACATCGTCGACGCCTCGCTGCGTGCCGGCGGCGCGGCCGTGATCGCCGACGATCGGCTCGCGCACCTGCGCAGCGCCGTCGAGGTCTTCGGCTTCCATCTCGCCCCGCTCGATCTGCGGCAGAACTCCGAGGTCCACGAGAACGTCGTCGCCGAACTGCTCTCCTGGGCGGGGGTGACCGACCGCTACCGCGACCTGGCGGAGGACGACAAGGTCGCGCTGCTCACCGCGGAGTTGCGGATCCGGCGCCCGCTCACTGCTCCTGACGCCCACCTGTCGGACGAGACCGCCAAGGAACTCGGCATCCTGCGTGCCGCGGCCGAAGTAGTCCGTCGCATCGGACCGGCCGCCATCGAGCACTACATCATCAGCATGTGCACCTCGGTGTCCGACCTGCTCGAGGTCGAGGTCCTGCTCAAGGAGGTCGGGCTGCTCGATCTCGACCGCGGTTATCCGCGCAGCACGGTGCAGGTCATCCCGCTGTTCGAGACGATCGACGACCTGCGCGGCGGTGCCGCCACGTTGACCGCCGCCCTCGCAGTGCCCGAGTTCCGCAGCCTCGTCGACGGACACGACGGACTGCAGGAGATCATGCTCGGCTACTCCGATTCCAACAAGGACGGCGGCTATCTCACCGCCAACTGGGCGCTCTACCGTGCAGAACTCGACCTCGTCGAGGCGGCGCGCACCGCCGGGATCCGGCTGCGCCTGTTCCATGGTCGCGGCGGCACCGTCGGCCGCGGTGGTGGACCGAGCTACGACGCCATCCTCGCCCAGCCGCCCGGCGCGGTACAGGGCTCGCTGCGCCTGACCGAACAGGGCGAGGTCATCGCCGCGAAGTACCGCGAACCGGTGCTCGCCCGCCGCAACCTGGAGGCGCTCGTCTCGGCGACCCTCGAGTCGAGCCTGCTCGACGTCGAAGGCCTCGGCAAGGACGCCCCGGAGGCCTACCGGATCCTCGACGAACTCGCCGACCTCGCTCGCGCCGCGTACAGCCGCCTCGTGCACGAGACACCGGGCTTCGTCGAGTACTTCACCACCGCGACACCGGTCTCTGAGATCGGGGCCCTCAACATCGGCAGCCGTCCCGCCTCCCGCAAGCAGACGAAGGCCATCAGCGACCTGCGGGCCATCCCGTGGGTGCTCTCGTGGACCCAGAGCCGCGTGATGCTCCCCGGCTGGTACGGCACGGGAACAGCCGTGCAGGACTGGGTGGCCGGAGATCCGGACCGGTTGGCGACCCTGCAGGATCTCTACCGTCGCTGGCCGTTCTTCCGCTCGGTGCTGTCGAACATGGCGCAGGTGCTCGCCAAGTCCGATCTCGGCCTGGCCGCCCGGTACTCCGAACTCGTCGAAGACACCGAACTGCGCGAGCGGGTGTTCGACAGCATCGTCGACGAACACGCCCGCACGGTCGACGCCTACCGGCAGATCACGGGATACGACTCGCTCGTCGCGGACAATCCGGCGCTCGAGCGGTCGCTGCACAACCGCTTCCCGTATCTCGAACCGCTCAACCACCTGCAGGTCGAGTTGCTGCGCCGGTTCCGCGCCGGTGAGGACACCGACCGGGTCCGGCGCGGTATCCAGATCACGATGAACGGTCTCGCCACGGCGTTGCGCAACAGCGGCTAGAAAAAACTTCTCGTCGGGTTGTCGATACGGCAGGCGTCCGTTCGTCGTGATGGTGTAGGACGAACACCACACAGACGGGAGCGACCGCTATGAAGTACATGCTGCTGATCTACGCATCCATGACCGACGAGCCCACCTGCACCTTCGAGGGCTGGCAGGACTACGAGAAGGCGATGCGCGATGCGGGTGTCCTCGTGTCCGGGCACGCCCTGCAGGATCTCGTCACCGCGACCACCGTGCAGGTCGACGCGGACGGGCGACGCACGGTGACCGACGGGCCGTTCGGCGAGAGCCGTGAGGTTCTCGGCGGATACGACGTCATCGACGTCGGCAGCCTCGACGAGGCACTCGACTGGGCGGCGCGCTGCCCCGGATCGCGGGACGGCGGCAAGGTCGTCGTGCGGCCGATCGCCGACTTCGGGGACTGAGCGATGGTGGAGCCGGCCGCGACCGTCGAGTCGGTGTTCCGCGAGGAGCACGGCCGGCTCCTCGCCGCACTCGTTCATCGCTTCGGCGACCTCGACCTCGCCGAGGAGGTCGCGTCGGAGGCGCTCGAGGCGGCGCTCGTGCACTGGCCGGTCGACGGTGTGCCCGAACGGCCGGGCGCCTGGCTGCTCACCACGGCCAGGCGCCGAGCGCTGGACCGGGTGCGCCGCGACCGCGTATATGCGACGCGGCTGGCCGAACTCGCCGTCGACACCGAACGTCACGCGTCGTACGAGCCGCCCGGGACGGGAGAACTGCCGGACGACCGCCTCGAACTGTTCTTCACGTGCGCCCATCCCGCGCTCGCCGCGGACGACCGTGTCGCGCTGATCCTGCGTTGCCTCGGTGGTCTGACGACGAACGAGGTCGCGCGGGCCTTCCTCGTCCCGTCGTCGACGATGGCCCAGCGGATCGTGCGGGCCAAGAAGAAGATCCGCGGTGCCCGCATCCCGTTCCGGGTGCCCGGACCGGACGAACTGCCCGAACGCCTGCCGGTGGTGCTCGCGGCGCTGTACTCGATCTTCACCGAGGGATACACCGCGAGCAGCGGCGAGCATCTGCAACGTCCCGACCTCGCCGAGGAGGCGATCCGCCTCACGCGCATCCTGCATCGCCTGATGCCGGCGGAACGTGAGGTGAGCGGGTTGCTTGCACTGATGCTGCTCGTCCACGCCCGCCGGGACGCGCGCACCGACCCGTCCGGCGCCGTGATGCTGCTCGACGCGCAGGACCGCACCCTATGGGACCGCGCGATGATCGACGAGGGCAGCGCACTGGTGGTCGCCGCACTCACCGGAGGACCACCCGGACCGTACGGGGTGCAGGCCGCCATAGCCGCGCTGCACGACGAGGCGAGCGACGTCGACAGCACCGACTGGCCGCAGATCGTCGCCCTCTACGACGTACTGACCGCCCTGAGTCCGTCACCGGTCGTCGCACTGAACCGCGCCGTGGCGGTCGCGATGCGTGACGGGCCCGCCGCCGGACTCGAACTCCTCGACGGACTCGCCGAGGAGCCGAGTCTGCGCGATTACGGGCCGTACGTGGTGGCGCGCGCCGGGTTGCTGGGCCGGGTCGGGCGGAAAGGCGAAGCGGCCGAAGCGTATCGGCGGGCACTCGAGCTCGCCGGTACCGAACCCGAGCGGCGCCACCTCGAGGCGAGGTCGGCGGAGTTGTCGCGTTCACGGGAATTGTGACCGACCCCGGTGCGCCGAGACCTCCGATCCGGGCGGAGCGGCGCAGTCCGGCGGTTCGTGTAGCCGGAGACCTCGAGGTCGTAGCGCTTCGGTGTGTACCACTCCGGATCGACCCAGTGCGGATCCCGTAGCCGGGTCGCCAGATCGTCCTCGCGGAGCCTGACGCTCTCGTGGACCCTCAGTCCTCTGGGAGGCCGCGTTCCGCCGACGATCTCACGAGTTCCTCGACCGATGAGCCCCCAGATGCGGCTCATCCGGGTCGGCTTCGCCGTCGCGTTCGTCCGCTCCGGTTTCGGAAGCTGCCGCAGGCTCACCGTCCGGCGCAGGAGCACGCCGTGGTCGAGGGCGCCTTCGAGGACCCAGCGGAGCGAGATGTCGGCGAGTCGGCAGTCCTCGAATCCGCCTCCGACGTCGGAATGGACGCCCGTGAACCAGACCTCCTCGACCCGGTCGTTCGCGACCTTGTCCACCCTGTACGGCCTGCGGTACTCGTCGATGGAGATCGCGTGCCGGCCGGATTCCACGTTCGGCAACTCGGCCGTCTTCTCGAAGTGGTAGTCCTTCTCGAAGATTCCGGGTGCGCTGACGCTGTCCCATATCCCGAGGTAGTGCACGGGGACGGAGAACGTCCCGTTCGACGCCCGGCACACGGTCGTCGCGAACTGTTCGGCGCACGCGAAGTCGTCGGGGCCCCAGGACCTGCGACGGGCATACGCGGCGATCGCGTACTGCACGAGATTCTCGGCCGACGCCCGTGGAAGCCCGACGAGATGCAACATCGCCGCGAAGGCACGTGCCGTGTGGGCGCCCCGGCTGAACCCGAAGAGATAGATCCGATCACCGGGTTCCCACTGCTTCATCAAGAACGTGTAGGCCTCTGCGAGGTTCGTCTTGATTCCGACGCCGAATGCGAGCGTGCGGGAGATCCTCTGTCCCACGCGCGTCGAGGCGCCGGCGGAGGAGAAGGTGCCGACGCCGGGGTCGTAGTAGGTGACCTGCTCGCCCGTGGTGTTCTCGAGTGCTCGGAACAGGCGGACGACGTTGGTGTTCCCCTTCGCCCGAATTTCGTTTCCCGTGCCGTCGAAGCACAGGACGATGTTCTTCGATCCCTTCCTTCCGGCGACCTTCTGCGTGATCTCTGTCGACTGTGCGTACGTTCCGGGCTGCGGCATCGTAGTGCTCCCTGAATGCGACCTACTGGTGGATTCGACGCTAGGAGGCGGATCGGGAGGTCTCACGGGTAGTGCGCTACTCGAATCCGATCGTGCTCGTCGCGAAGATCACTGCAGCGAGGGCACCGGCCGACGGTCAGCGGTATTCGTCGACCAGGTCGAGGTAGTCGTCCCACACCGGCGGGCGGGTGCCGGCCAGTGCCGCGTCGAGACGGTCGAGGTAGTACTGCCACCCCGGCCCGATCTCTCCGGCCTCCGATCGCGGGACGTGGCGATGTGTGAACTCGAGGGTGGTGACCTTCCCGACCTGGCGCAGCGCCACCTCGAGCTGCCACCCGTCCACGTCGACGGCGAATCCCTCCGGAGGAGAACACCGGAGGATGTCCACGTAGGTGGTGGCCGAGTCGAGGTCGTCGGTCATCGTCAAGCGCACACGGCCCGTGGTCGGGTCGCCGGTGTACGTGCCGTACCAGCGACCCAGCTTCTCCGAGTCGGTGAGCGCTGCCCAGACCTCGCCGATCGGGAGCAGGAAATTGCGGTGGTAGATCAGCCGCACCAGCGACGAGTCTCTCGGGCAGTCACGCTCCGGGCTCACTTCGCCTGTGATCGTCGTCGGCGTGCTCATCACGGCTCCTCTCGATGGGCGCTCGCCTTATCGAAATTGTCCTGCATCCGGCTGCCGGTGCGGTCCGTTTCACCGCGATGGGTCCTCCCGCTGTGGAGTGCGCTACTCGAATCCGTTCACAGGATCGTCCCGATCCGGCACGGCGGGGTGAACCGTCGGTACAGGGACGAGAGCCTCGAACTCGGATGGCGGCAGTCGTGGAGGTCGTTGTCCGGCACTTCGGTCCTCACGGATACCGGTTCACCGTCCCGGTCGAGCCGGATGTACCGGTTCGCGACCAGGCTGCGGTCCCGCCACGTGCGTATGTAGGTGATCCACTCGTCGTCGCACAGGCCGGTGACGAGAAGTTCCAGACGGTCCTCGGCGTCTGCGGGCGGTTCGCCACGACGGGCGACCGCCTCGACCAACGCCTTACGGTGAGCGCATCTCTGCCGGGCTGCCAGGAGGTCGGTCGCGCTACGGATGCCCAGTGCGCGCAGGTCGGACAGCACCGTCGTGCCCTCGGGGTCCTTCTCGGCGGTCGAATCCACGATGTGGAGGCGCAGAATCGCCTGATCGACCCAGTCGACGAGGCGGCCGACCGGAATCCGTGTCTCGAGCAGCAGATCGACGAGATCATGATGCGCGAGGGCCTCGACATTGGGTACACCTTCGTCGATCAGTCGTGCCCGGTCGTAGAGGTCGAGTCCCTCGATGTCGGTGAGCGGTAGCTGCTCTTCGAGCATGCGGTGTTTCCTGGTGAGGGCGAAGCGCCGCACGGTGTCGCGCAAGAGCACCATCGCGGTTTCGGGGAGCACGCCGATCACGAACGCCAGTGGCAGCACGGTGGCGTCGTAGACCTGCGACTCGGGCGCCCCGACGATGGCCTGCAGCAGACAGGCCAGCACCGCAACGGTGATCACGCGTACCGTGATCGCGCCGTATGCCTTGGGGCGCAGGTCGTTCCGCGAGTACCTGCGCAGGCAGGTGTTCAACGAGAAGAAGTATGCGCCCAGGAACGCGAACGCGAGCGGGTCGGAGAGCGCAGTGAAGAGACTCGTGTCGGGCGCGCCGGACGACGCGGCGGGGGAGTACAGCGCCATGGTCCAGCCCAACGCGATGGTGACCGTGGAAACGAGGATGGGCCACAGTCGCTGGGTGGCGTTCACCGTCGTGGTCTGCTCGCTCGGCGCATAGAAGACCTCGTCCATCTGGCCGCCGTACTTCGCCTGCACGTCCGCCAACGTGCGGACGTTCGGGTCCAGCCGGAAGATCTGCCATTCGAAGCGGTCGCGGAGCGTACTCAGACGTTGACGGTCGAACAGGAAGAACAACAGGCCCGGCAACATGGTCGCCACTGCGACGAACGCGACGGCGACGACGGGAGCCTCCGTGATCCTCGCCAGCCCGGTGCCGAATGCCGCCACCGGCACAGCCACGCTGATCTCGAGCATGCACCACAACGTGACCGTGTGCAGACGGCGGCGGGAACGAGCCTTGGTGCCGTCGAGACGTGTCTCCGATGTGGCGTGCAGGGGGACGACATATCCGTGGCGGATCAGCCCCTCCCAGGGCCACTGCCGCTCCGGGTCGGTCGGTACGCGACGTTCGAGCGGTGCGAACACGAGCGTCCGACCGTCCGCGTCGGTGATGTGCAATCGCGAAGGCGTCGCATTGCGCAGTTCGGCAGGTGCCGTGTCCGAGGCCGGCGCGGGAGCGCCGGCGCGACGCTCGTCGCCGGGACGAGCAGCAGGAGCATCGTCCCGGCCTCGGAGTGTCTTCAGGACGGACGCGAACCGGTTGCTCTCCCTCTTCTGCAACATGATTCCCACCCCGTCGCACCGATCGGCCGTGTTCGAATCCTGCACGCCCCGGGCACGAACGGCACGGGTAGCGAGCTACCCGATTTCCGTGTATCGCTCCACCGGTCCGTGCGACCCGCCGGACGATCCGGACGAAGTTCCGCAACCGTTCCACGACATCTCGTACGCTGCACCACGGCAACGACGAGGGGGCGACGTGGACGACCCGCAGCACGGGTACTGGAACAGGCGGCGTTTTCTCGCCGGGACAGCCGCGACGATGGCGGCGTTGATCGGCACCGCAGGGGTGTTCGCGAGGGAGGCGGACGCGAGTCCGCTGAGTGAGACGCCGCCCG
This window contains:
- the ppc gene encoding phosphoenolpyruvate carboxylase — translated: MTDTVPASATEPLREDIRLLGGILGNVIREQAGPETFDLVESARVESFRIRRSEIDRTELAERFAGVATDDLIPVARAFSHFGLLANLAEDLHRERRRALHVRAGDPPQDSSLAATYAKLDAAGPSLDADTVTDALASALVAPVITAHPTETRRRTVFDVQTAVTELMRRRERTDDPAALEEIDRALYRHILTLWDTALIRLARLRISDEVDNGLRYYDLALFDVVPALNAEVRRELRRRWPDAAVLTEPLVRPGTWIGGDRDGNPNVDGEVVTTAANRACETALRHHLAELAALERALSMSERTATISSALKKLADDSGDDNPAHSDEPYRRAVHGIRARLTATADRLLPGVDLPHTVRIPCEPYATPARLHTDLNIVDASLRAGGAAVIADDRLAHLRSAVEVFGFHLAPLDLRQNSEVHENVVAELLSWAGVTDRYRDLAEDDKVALLTAELRIRRPLTAPDAHLSDETAKELGILRAAAEVVRRIGPAAIEHYIISMCTSVSDLLEVEVLLKEVGLLDLDRGYPRSTVQVIPLFETIDDLRGGAATLTAALAVPEFRSLVDGHDGLQEIMLGYSDSNKDGGYLTANWALYRAELDLVEAARTAGIRLRLFHGRGGTVGRGGGPSYDAILAQPPGAVQGSLRLTEQGEVIAAKYREPVLARRNLEALVSATLESSLLDVEGLGKDAPEAYRILDELADLARAAYSRLVHETPGFVEYFTTATPVSEIGALNIGSRPASRKQTKAISDLRAIPWVLSWTQSRVMLPGWYGTGTAVQDWVAGDPDRLATLQDLYRRWPFFRSVLSNMAQVLAKSDLGLAARYSELVEDTELRERVFDSIVDEHARTVDAYRQITGYDSLVADNPALERSLHNRFPYLEPLNHLQVELLRRFRAGEDTDRVRRGIQITMNGLATALRNSG
- a CDS encoding YciI family protein; this translates as MKYMLLIYASMTDEPTCTFEGWQDYEKAMRDAGVLVSGHALQDLVTATTVQVDADGRRTVTDGPFGESREVLGGYDVIDVGSLDEALDWAARCPGSRDGGKVVVRPIADFGD
- a CDS encoding RNA polymerase sigma factor, whose amino-acid sequence is MVEPAATVESVFREEHGRLLAALVHRFGDLDLAEEVASEALEAALVHWPVDGVPERPGAWLLTTARRRALDRVRRDRVYATRLAELAVDTERHASYEPPGTGELPDDRLELFFTCAHPALAADDRVALILRCLGGLTTNEVARAFLVPSSTMAQRIVRAKKKIRGARIPFRVPGPDELPERLPVVLAALYSIFTEGYTASSGEHLQRPDLAEEAIRLTRILHRLMPAEREVSGLLALMLLVHARRDARTDPSGAVMLLDAQDRTLWDRAMIDEGSALVVAALTGGPPGPYGVQAAIAALHDEASDVDSTDWPQIVALYDVLTALSPSPVVALNRAVAVAMRDGPAAGLELLDGLAEEPSLRDYGPYVVARAGLLGRVGRKGEAAEAYRRALELAGTEPERRHLEARSAELSRSREL
- a CDS encoding SRPBCC domain-containing protein — encoded protein: MSTPTTITGEVSPERDCPRDSSLVRLIYHRNFLLPIGEVWAALTDSEKLGRWYGTYTGDPTTGRVRLTMTDDLDSATTYVDILRCSPPEGFAVDVDGWQLEVALRQVGKVTTLEFTHRHVPRSEAGEIGPGWQYYLDRLDAALAGTRPPVWDDYLDLVDEYR